A genomic stretch from Lathyrus oleraceus cultivar Zhongwan6 chromosome 2, CAAS_Psat_ZW6_1.0, whole genome shotgun sequence includes:
- the LOC127123672 gene encoding cation/H(+) antiporter 15 — protein MVLPACYDINLSNPSRIWQTDNVLKNELPILAFQIGFVVLISRIFFFIYRPLHLPRILSQLSVGFLLTPPLIGRYTEVFTFIFPVAGVLNVEVLSHIGIIYYAFLSGLEMNLSVILHVKKKAGSIAIAGIVFPMVMGPLLYKLHRTSYDKGDEILVEESSLNAYVLWTLVLTVTGFPVIAHSLSELKLLYTGLGEAALTASMVSDTYAWLLFTLFVPFSINGIGAIYSVLSTIIFVIICIFVVRPIIVNVIDRKTERDEWDDNKLIFVVMGLLVCSQITDILGTHAVVGAFVYGLILPHGKFADKVVSISDDFGTGILAPLFFSGTGMRLMVSTIFYQDNWFATLIIILLLCSIKILGTMFAAFFFGMRTRDSFALGLILNTKGAIALIMLNIAWDRSILSVPTYVVLSSSVLLMTIVVSPIINAIYKPRKRFEQNKLKTIQKLRNDAELRILACVHNTRQATGITSLIELFNATRLSPLHVFALHLVELTGRAAALVAAHMEKPSGQPGAQNLTQSQVEQEGINSTFEAFGEAYDAIRVHTLNVVSAFETIHEDIYNSANEKRTSLIIIPFHKQLSSEGALETTSVVYRDINMNVMQSAPCSVGIFVDRDIGSLSKENFCIRMIFVGGPDDREAIAVAWRMAGHPGINLSVVRMLLFDDAAAVDTSIHVEAQGILSAVMDNEKQKELDDEYVNSFRLTAVNNDDSITYSEIDVHSGEDIPKILNEIDSYGCDLYIVGQGNCRNSQVLSDMLEWCDCSELGVIGDILASNNSGSRSSVLVVQQYGYGGMVLGKQFNNANSNEEGRKTLVVKSE, from the exons ATGGTTCTACCTGCATGTTATGATATCAACCTGAGTAATCCAAGTAGAATATGGCAAACTGATAATGTCTTGAAAAACGAGCTTCCGATTCTCGCTTTTCAAATTGGTTTTGTCGTGCTGATTTCTCGTATATTCTTCTTTATCTATAGACCTCTTCATCTACCTCGTATCTTGTCCCAACTCTCG GTTGGTTTTCTACTGACTCCGCCGTTAATTGGGAGATACACAGAGGTTTTCACATTCATTTTTCCTGTAGCCGGTGTTCTCAACGTTGAAGTTCTATCGCATATTGGTATAATCTATTATGCATTTCTGAGTGGTTTGGAGATGAACTTGAGTGTCATTTTACATGTTAAGAAAAAAGCCGGAAGCATTGCGATTGCCGGGATAGTTTTTCCGATGGTGATGGGACCGCTTTTATATAAGCTACATAGAACAAGTTATGACAAAGGTGATGAGATCTTAGTGGAAGAAAGTTCATTGAATGCTTATGTGTTATGGACTTTAGTTCTTACTGTGACTGGTTTTCCTGTTATCGCTCATTCTCTTTCTGAGTTGAAGCTTCTGTATACTGGTCTTGGTGAAGCTGCGTTAACAGCTTCTATGGTCAGTGACACATATGCATGGCTTTTATTCACATTGTTTGTTCCGTTTTCGATTAATGGTATAGGAGCGATATACTCGGTGTTGAGTACGATAATATTTGTTATCATTTGCATCTTCGTTGTGCGTCCTATCATTGTTAATGTCATCGATCGCAAGACGGAAAGAGACGAATGGGATGATAACAAGTTGATTTTTGTGGTTATGGGACTTTTGGTTTGTTCACAGATAACAGATATTCTTGGTACACATGCTGTTGTTGGTGCTTTTGTGTATGGATTGATTTTGCCTCATGGGAAATTTGCTGACAAAGTGGTGTCAATCTCAGATGATTTTGGTACCGGAATTCTCGCGCCGCTGTTCTTTAGTGGCACAGGAATGAGACTCATGGTTTCCACCATTTTCTATCAGGATAACTGGTTTGCTACACTTATTATTATACTCTTGCTGTGCTCTATAAAGATTCTAGGCACTATGTTTGCAGCTTTCTTCTTTGGCATGCGCACTCGTGACAGTTTCGCTCTAGGCTTGATTCTCAATACCAAAGGCGCCATTGCACTCATAATGCTCAACATCGCCTGGGATCGATCG ATTCTTTCTGTACCAACCTATGTTGTTCTATCCTCTTCAGTTCTTCTAATGACTATAGTTGTGTCTCCTATCATCAATGCCATTTACAAGCCTAGAAAGAGATTTGAGCAAAACAAGTTGAAAACCATACAAAAGCTAAGAAATGATGCAGAACTCAGGATTCTAGCATGTGTTCACAATACTCGACAAGCCACCGGGATTACAAGCCTAATTGAATTATTCAATGCCACTAGGCTTTCACCATTACATGTTTTCGCACTTCATCTTGTCGAACTCACAGGACGCGCCGCAGCACTTGTTGCTGCTCATATGGAGAAACCAAGCGGCCAACCAGGAGCACAGAATCTTACACAATCTCAAGTAGAACAAGAAGGTATCAACAGCACATTTGAAGCATTCGGAGAAGCATACGATGCTATAAGAGTCCACACATTAAACGTTGTCTCCGCCTTCGAAACCATTCACGAAGATATATACAATTCGGCCAACGAAAAACGCACGAGCCTGATCATCATTCCGTTTCACAAACAGTTAAGCTCAGAAGGCGCACTCGAAACAACCAGTGTCGTGTATAGAGACATAAACATGAATGTCATGCAAAGTGCACCTTGTTCCGTAGGAATATTCGTCGATCGCGATATCGGCTCTTTATCAAAAGAAAACTTCTGTATCCGCATGATCTTCGTTGGTGGACCGGACGACCGCGAAGCGATCGCTGTTGCATGGAGGATGGCAGGCCATCCAGGAATCAACCTATCAGTGGTGAGAATGCTTCTGTTTGATGATGCTGCAGCAGTGGACACATCAATTCATGTTGAAGCACAAGGTATACTATCAGCAGTAATGGATAACGAGAAACAAAAGGAGTTAGACGACGAATACGTGAATTCTTTTCGATTAACCGCAGTGAACAACGATGATTCTATAACATATTCAGAGATTGATGTTCATTCGGGGGAAGATATTCCGAAAATACTTAACGAGATAGATTCATATGGTTGTGATTTGTATATAGTTGGACAAGGAAATTGTAGAAACTCGCAGGTTCTTTCAGATATGTTGGAATGGTGTGATTGTTCGGAACTTGGAGTTATAGGAGATATTTTGGCGTCGAACAATTCTGGTTCACGTTCTTCTGTGTTGGTTGTGCAACAATATGGATATGGAGGAATGGTTTTGGGGAAACAATTTAATAATGCGAATAGTAATGAGGAGGGTAGAAAGACACTTGTTGTGAAATCGGAATAA